The proteins below are encoded in one region of Conger conger chromosome 17, fConCon1.1, whole genome shotgun sequence:
- the LOC133116417 gene encoding xin actin-binding repeat-containing protein 2-like isoform X2, which produces MNAHRLFPYAAGSVNRPRTGLPEDSDTTGAHSEEAENIPLKERVAMYQAAVSKTDGPGSSSEDVSSSSQVTGRSSGKEVFSSSQQVSLLKNEKVSHNQSVHHGNLTSSYENHFDEMVGEDSAKVSTQTLKEQFEKTIEESTPKQIKIDLNYSQWDPAVNVMSQASVKKRCETSKAIKMEGGVTASAYGSVAHFPPPSPEHCHSPELPEPTCTPKYTMNKEQYSKQRNLYELKRLYKHIHPEVRKNLERDIFGEVTDQLEGGEEEMGDVLQARYAFENTGSSPNKSMSPEREYLEWDEILKGEVQSMRWMFENKPLDSIKDESLDDDDNTKNIAQQEIIAGNDVRYTAWMFETQPIDTLGTETPDSVKQVKGFPELARGDVQTATWLFETQPLDTLNKIHQEETQEAGYTQNITGGDVKTARYLFETQHLDSLGHTETIDESHFLNLKSELEEIKGDVKMTTKLFETQPMCVIRGDSGEMLEITTIRREEMEKGDVKTSRWLFETQPLDLINKDPSEVKVVCGVSMEDNYKGGVNLGRWLFETKTLDSVNYEEWQSSKLEKEEIIGADVQKYRWAFETQPMDTLKDNANDRPVPTEAILGGDVRSARHLFETVPMEALKDSPEVGKLKTVVASEEEKGDVRHQRWIFESQPLENIREEKKEFTRTVDLQKFDKGDVTNYKERFETMDLSRCDATQKIQVEGVTRGSVKSNKDLFESTPMYAMQDSSGHYHEVKTVRREEIVEGDVRSCKWMFETKPIDQFDESLKNFQIIKGISKQEIESGDVKTAKWLFETQPLDSIKYFSNVDDEEIVTKEGFEIVKGDVKTCRWLFETQQMDALYEKEVVNKSEDEEIHKGDVKTCTWLFETQALDTLRDDSETILKPCTVQQEDVQGKDVSMARFLFETENLENITGEEGGSFKRVTEIDIQSGDVSRMKFIFENQSSDIVTSTSEEIMQKLKATQAEEIQKGNVVNCKWLFENQPIDAICESTEEPKNTRTVTDIQGGNVDKGRFIFETTSLDKIQDSSETEIGRVLTISRDDMERGDVKNYTMLFETQPLYAIQDKEGHYHEVTTVTKEETMRGDVLGARWLFETKPLDSIKDSEEVYVIKAVTEEDIQKGDVTSARWRFETQPLDKIAEDVKVSIKTIEDIQGGDVKSNKQLFESDEQSQKYIRTVSVSEIQKGDVRTATWMFETHTIDNIRGEGSEYDQMETVTKEEVLKGDVKQSVWLFEKESLDHINQSETNVITREEIPEVDVKTTTWLFETTPFHDFNESSLDKTEIVGKSIKETLEELYCQKMVNSQGILLEADEIGDVRMAKYKLMNQEAPEIQKEEVIRGDFNSIMINLLNKRDTTEKGIIIDKEERGDINTTVKRLFNQEMGEHVQKEEIIRGDIQEAINNLLKKEGSTKHGILIQEDEKGDVRMTIYSLLNKRQQNGIEKEDVVRGNVRHTLKRLLSNPGSPELSAKIKVSDTERGNVSFYSTCIESGALDYLKQLQREPDETLPDKEEKEKIVGGDIAGTKLILKRNQAQIERTVTQDDIVPGNVHSTVKVFMTEPVNALDGLQKEEIVKGDLRATLTSLTEAINQTVLLEKEEVVKGDIPTALKSLMDAQYQFKEIEKPDIVPGNIRGALNSLEKSASTKAEIIIEDLVPGDIKSTLKSLEMAKRVVRDVEKEEIIKGDIKTAMQCLRDASHEKKVYQQEETVQGNVKGTIQQLLELPASPKIQEQTPVEREEVIKGDVKGTIKSLLQETQHNRIKSRIDNSRRIKVPVKTPLLSQQEIHECSILTKTEDEMASPVPAVKNLSQSVESQNSKQKHTITKSVQSKSLTQDHSLTTQSTVINISHSSQDTNVKEQHVKQKLPFPGSMIIKKKNVTNQMTDNAMALGANVIQKQSASTSTSTEHTQQIRTVKQVQTVTEHKTVREKHDVKFRNLNTGRRGLITLDKKKLKPDLSPPPLSPPPLSESEFPLPPPPPPFVESENLTHPQFVMRQDSDLPPPPPPPPVESISEPDHFPPPPPPPAAPVAAQDCLPPPPPEQELCSLPSQTPPMSPPKERKVSVATPRKIKSGIPLPKPPQEVPRPPRKVFIPPVKLPPPVEQQPIKPKPYARKFKTPLMLAEERYRKQKEESEKNKNVTTSVSPFIKEDVQTKVVFEKDTTEIITKEESGKNITSNVIQEEMDNTLTKPRPETILHSSSTHTGPSHIPLSKPVITLVNQKLAGISSTKQHFTSDQDFTQHTKSISDKTFQTAYSSEQLATSVSSSAIKEDVQAKNACEEVSVERISKEQSEKNDTSDIVQKKTQKILTKPKPKSISHSSFMQTVPSHIPQSKPLISTINRKSAEISSNKPLIISHQNTLTSGTHHTTCVSSMRQETVSSSEQLVTSVSSSQHHSTTNIEEQCSTSVAVATSEHLEKVVQIGSNDISEMDISKDFTNRQGATSLKMEDSRKNERPMMQGIGTVPVQTTRIPKVTPYFKLNSPKMPKVEKTDEKDENKEHRQENQVSPTNTQLLCQNMEENVFQEDCVKVVHENTKKTASSEVKHTEIEHKTEVQQEQNQKEKAPVSKDDKVEIPTKKFKRKSKKEKEMRQQTQERFSKEIIPPASESATHQQEETSIVQTKALREEHIQVKEEITFTESHTQQATKQVQKQTKSSKKHKGQTSKQNIQEKTKDENKDSPVKLTDDQAEGEVATQHTTAIVDVSERRKEVKKLLSHIKELQCASGKTTSVSVKRVLNNVPEWLIGPEEKGDLEGVAVEHNMPRLKEIIAYVRNLAQAKLLYLDENIASIEKDESEICQSEKKVVGGIKQTISKMSSGSGKRKNKKQALGEVKTDEPRSLSPSLEQESPLPSLTTSDSVTDSPLCKSDRHTSQADKDMSSSTFNQSDEASKPHQTAKTDAAVKSPERESSPPLTPQPIEVTVQICETAERPQIIHEETDLSEKHVACGSVKNKKVFFEEAQKAEVNRSYVRKDPIDIPERLGADIEETEGQEKGFEEPPWVDLLGLVNKFESSAQTPVISKSHVRKDPIDIPERLGPDMEESELENKMDKEQEEPPRVDLMGLVNKFESPAEMLEMNNTDIHKDPIDIPERLGFDEFDTESSNKECEEVTKVDLLELVNKFESPAQMSEVSRSYSWSDPTDTPEHFSPDMEESGKEKKQEKEQEELPRVDLLGLVNKFESQEQKVYVRKDPIIIPERLGSDTEEEEKTTDVGEIPVFDIKAIKTFFEETDQSVHIKEQKIKQEKQDLEVGEIMKDGSEQMNILGQHRGFQQSSPLPVQTEIMPGDSAEPVGFSETKSITEHFSGLDEFGNKISGSRSARTVSQHSESTTTQQDLPSYADILKRKISECEDSANASCEELPKTFQKTCTESESVFTSLKYSSSEERTSEIVSHKEETVISEGSSSRVRTVQGVSEEGLSHGVGDCGQTEFP; this is translated from the exons CTGCAGGCAGCGTGAACAGACCCAGGACAGGACTTCCTGAGGACTCTGACACAACAGGAGCTCACTCTGAGGAGGCTGAGAACATCCCTCTAAAGGAACGTGTGGCCATGTACCAGGCAGCTGTCTCCAAAACGGACGGTCCAGGCTCCTCCAGTGAG GATGTGTCGAGCTCATCACAGGTGACAGGGCGGAGCAGTGGCAAAGAGGTCTTTTCTTCCTCTCAGCAGGTGTCTCTCCTCAAAAATGAAAAG GTCTCACATAATCAGAGCGTTCACCATGGCAACCTGACCTCCAGCTATGAAAACCATTTTGATGAAATGG TTGGTGAAGACTCTGCAAAGGTTTCAACACAGACATTGAAGGAGCAGTTTGAAAAAACCATTGAGGAGTCGACTCCAAaacaaataaag ATCGATCTCAATTACAGCCAGTGGGATCCAGCTGTAAATGTTATGTCCCAAGCTTCTGTAAAAAAGAGGTGTGAAACATCCAAGGCTATCAAAATGGAGGGGGGAGTCACTGCTTCTGCCTATGGAAGCGTGGCACACTTCCCTCCCCCATCTCCAGAGCACTGCCACTCACCAGAGCTTCCAGAACCAACCTGCACTCCCAAGTATACAATGAACAAGGAGCAGTACTCCAAACAAAGAAACCTCTATGAGCTGAAGCGCCTTTACAAGCACATCCACCCAGAGGTGCGGAAAAATCTGGAACGGGACATTTTCGGCGAAGTGACAGACCAGTTGGagggtggggaggaggagatGGGCGATGTCCTACAGGCTAGGTATGCATTTGAGAACACAGGAAGCAGTCCCAACAAGAGTATGAGCCCAGAACGGGAGTACTTGGAGTGGGACGAGATCCTCAAGGGGGAGGTTCAGTCCATGCGCTGGATGTTTGAAAATAAACCCCTTGATTCAATTAAAGATGAATCTCTAGATGATGATGACAACACTAAAAACATTGCCCAGCAGGAAATAATAGCGGGCAATGATGTCAGGTACACAGCATGGATGTTTGAGACACAGCCTATTGACACTTTGGGCACAGAAACCCCTGACTCCGTTAAACAGGTAAAAGGATTCCCTGAGTTGGCAAGAGGAGATGTGCAAACTGCCACCTGGCTGTTTGAAACCCAGCCTTTAGACACTCTCAATAAGATACATCAAGAGGAAACCCAGGAAGCAGGCTACACACAAAACATTACTGGAGGGGATGTTAAAACTGCTAGGTACCTGTTTGAAACACAGCACTTGGACTCTTTGGGACACACTGAAACCATTGACGAAAGCCACTTCCTGAATCTTAAATCAGAACTGGAAGAAATCAAAGGTGATGTTAAGATGACAACCAAGTTGTTTGAGACACAACCTATGTGTGTTATCCGAGGAGACTCGGGTGAGATGCTAGAGATTACAACTATACGTAGGGAGGAAATGGAGAAAGGGGATGTCAAAACCTCACGCTGGCTCTTTGAAACCCAACCCCTGGACCTAATTAATAAGGATCCTAGTGAAGTAAAGGTGGTTTGTGGTGTGTCAATGGAGGATAATTACAAGGGTGGTGTGAATTTGGGAAGATGGCTGTTTGAGACAAAAACTTTAGACAGCGTCAATTATGAAGAATGGCAAAGCTCTAAGCTAGAAAAAGAAGAGATCATTGGAGCTGATGTACAAAAGTATCGCTGGGCCTTTGAGACTCAGCCAATGGACACTTTGAAAGACAATGCAAATGACCGACCAGTACCCACAGAAGCGATTTTAGGGGGTGATGTGCGATCAGCAAGGCATTTATTTGAAACCGTtccaatggaggctttgaaggATAGTCCCGAAGTTGGTAAACTTAAAACGGTAGTTGCATCCGAAGAGGAAAAAGGGGATGTGAGACATCAGAGGTGGATCTTTGAGAGCCAACCACTTGAAAACATCAGAGAAGAGAAGAAGGAGTTCACACGGACTGTGGATCTACAAAAATTTGATAAAGGAGATGTAACAAACTATAAGGAAAGATTTGAAACTATGGACTTAAGCCGATGTGATGCAACTCAAAAAATACAAGTTGAAGGTGTCACTCGTGGGTCTGTGAAATCAAACAAGGATCTTTTTGAGTCTACACCCATGTATGCTATGCAGGACAGCTCTGGCCATTACCATGAGGTAAAAACAGTGCGAAGGGAAGAGATAGTTGAAGGAGATGTCAGAAGTTGCAAATGGATGTTTGAAACAAAACCAATTGACCAGTTTGACGAAAGTTTAAAGAATTTCCAGATTATCAAGGGGATATCCAAACAAGAGATTGAATCTGGTGATGTGAAAACAGCAAAGTGGCTTTTTGAGACGCAGCCTCTTGATTCCATTAAATATTTCAGCAATGTTGATGATGAAGAGATTGTGACTAAGGAAGGCTTTGAAATTGTCAAAGGGGATGTCAAAACATGCAGGTGGCTGTTTGAGACTCAACAAATGGATGCACTGTATGAGAAGGAAGTGGTGAACAAAAGTGAAGATGAGGAAATTCACAAAGGCGATGTGAAAACCTGCACTTGGCTCTTTGAGACACAGGCATTGGATACCCTCAGAGATGATTCTGAAACTATCCTAAAACCCTGCACAGTCCAACAGGAGGATGTCCAAGGAAAAGATGTTAGCATGGCCCGttttctttttgaaactgagaacCTTGAgaacatcacaggggaagaagGTGGCTCTTTTAAGAGGGTCACTGAGATCGATATTCAATCTGGAGATGTATCCAGAATGAAGTTCATATTTGAAAACCAGTCTTCTGATATAGTGACATCAACCTCTGAGGAAATCATGCAAAAGCTAAAGGCCACTCAGGCTGAGGAAATTCAGAAAGGCAATGTGGTCAACTGTAAGTGGTTATTTGAAAATCAACCAATAGATGCCATCTGTGAGAGTACTGAGGAACCCAAGAATACCCGTACTGTGACTGACATACAAGGAGGCAATGTTGACAAAGGACGTTTCATTTTTGAGACCACTTCATTAGATAAGATTCAGGATTCCTCTGAAACAGAAATCGGAAGGGTTCTGACGATTAGTCGTGATGACATGGAGAGGGGTGATGTAAAAAACTACACTATGCTGTTTGAAACACAGCCATTGTATGCAATCCAAGATAAAGAGGGCCATTATCATGAAGTTACTACTGTCACCAAAGAGGAAACTATGCGGGGTGATGTATTGGGTGCAAGATGGCTTTTTGAAACCAAGCCTCTTGATTCAATAAAGGACAGTGAGGAGGTATATGTCATTAAAGCTGTCACTGAAGAGGACATTCAGAAAGGAGATGTGACCTCAGCCAGGTGGAGATTTGAAACACAGCCTCTTGATAAAATTGCAGAGGACGTGAAAGTCTCCATTAAGACCATTGAAGATATTCAAGGGGGAGATGtcaaatcaaacaaacaacTTTTTGAGTCTGATGAGCAATCGCAAAAGTACATCAGAACAGTTAGTGTTAGCGAAATCCAAAAGGGTGATGTTAGGACTGCCACTTGGATGTTTGAGACACATACAATCGACAATATTCGTGGTGAAGGCTCAGAGTATGATCAGATGGAGACGGTGACAAAGGAAGAGGTGTTGAAGGGAGATGTTAAGCAATCAGTGTGGCTCTTTGAAAAAGAATCCCTGGATCACATAAACCAATCAGAAACTAATGTGATAACCCGAGAGGAAATTCCAGAGGTGGATGTTAAGACAACAACATGGCTTTTTGAAACAACCCCCTTCCATGACTTCAATGAAAGCAGTCTGGATAAAACTGAAATTGTAGGTAAAAGTATTAAAGAAACACTTGAAGAATTGTACTGTCAGAAAATGGTAAATTCACAAGGCATACTGTTAGAGGCTGATGAGATTGGTGATGTCAGAATGGCCAAGTACAAGCTTATGAATCAAGAAGCTCCTGAGATTCAAAAAGAGGAAGTTATCAGGGGGGACTTCAACAGTATAATGATTAACCTTCTTAACAAACGGGACACAACTGAAAAGGGGATCATCATAGACAAGGAGGAGAGGGGTGACATCAATACAACAGTAAAACGGCTGTTCAACCAGGAGATGGGAGAACATGTACAAAAGGAGGAAATAATAAGGGGTGACATTCAGGAAGCGATAAACAACCTGTTGAAGAAGGAGGGGTCTACCAAACATGGTATCCTCATTCAAGAGGATGAGAAGGGTGATGTCAGGATGACCATATATTCTCTTCTCAACAAAAGACAGCAAAACGGAATTGAGAAAGAGGATGTTGTCAGGGGGAATGTGAGACATACCCTCAAAAGACTTCTATCCAACCCGGGTAGTCCTGAACTGTctgcaaaaataaaagtgagtgacacagagagaggaaatgTTAGCTTTTACTCAACCTGCATAGAATCTGGAGCATTGGATTATCTCAAACAACTTCAGCGTGAGCCAGACGAGACTCTCCCAGataaggaagagaaagagaagattgTTGGTGGTGATATTGCAGGGACAAAACTAATCCTGAAAAGGAATCAAGCTCAAATTGAACGTACAGTTACTCAGGATGACATTGTCCCTGGTAATGTGCACAGTACAGTCAAGGTTTTCATGACTGAGCCTGTGAATGCCCTTGATGGCCTACAGAAAGAAGAGATAGTGAAGGGGGATTTGAGAGCAACCCTAACTTCACTGACAGAGGCTATAAACCAGACAGTGCTTCTTGAAAAAGAGGAGGTGGTCAAAGGTGATATACCGACAGCTCTGAAGTCACTTATGGATGCTCAATATCAGTTTAAGGAAATTGAAAAGCCTGATATTGTCCCAGGTAATATCAGAGGAGCACTGAACTCTCTGGAAAAATCAGCAAGCACAAAGGCTGAAATTATCATTGAAGATTTAGTGCCAGGTGACATCAAAAGCACCCTAAAATCACTGGAAATGGCAAAGCGGGTGGTGAGAGATGTGGAAAAAGAAGAGATCATTAAAGGTGATATTAAAACTGCAATGCAGTGTTTGAGAGATGCATCTCATGAGAAGAAGGTCTATCAGCAGGAAGAGACAGTGCAAGGGAATGTGAAAGGCACTATACAACAGTTGCTGGAACTGCCTGCTTCACCCAAAATACAAGAGCAAACTCCagttgagagagaggaggttaTAAAAGGTGATGTTAAAGGCACAATAAAAAGTCTGCTACAGGAGACACAGCATAATAGAATCAAAAGCAGAATTGATAATTCTAGGAGAATCAAAGTACCAGTGAAAACTCCATTACTTTCTCAGCAAGAGATCCATGAATGCTCAATTTTGACTAAAACAGAGGACGAGATGGCAAGTCCGGTCCCTGCTGTTAAAAATCTTTCTCAAAGTGTTGAATCGCAGAACAGTAAACAAAAGCACACAATCACTAAATCAGTTCAAAGCAAATCTTTAACCCAGGATCATTCGCTTACAACACAATCCACAGTGATCAATATTTCTCATTCTTCACAGGATACTAATGTTAAAGAACAACATGTGAAACAGAAATTGCCATTCCCTGGATCCATGAtcataaagaagaaaaatgtgacCAATCAGATGACTGACAATGCAATGGCTTTAGGGGCAAATGTGATCCAAAAGCAATCAGCCAGTACAAGCACCagtacagagcacacacagcaaaTTAGAACAGTAAAACAGGTGCAGACAGTCACTGAACACAAAACTGTGAGGGAAAAGCATGACGTCAAGTTTCGCAATCTCAACACAGGTCGGAGAGGCCTCATCACATTAGATAAGAAGAAACTGAAACCAGACTTATCGCCACCACCACTATCCCCACCACCATTATCTGAGTCTGAATTTCCccttccacctccacctccaccattTGTAGAATCTGAAAATCTAACTCACCCTCAGTTTGTTATGAGGCAGGATAGtgaccttcctcctcctcctcctccaccaccagtTGAATCCATATCAGAGCCTGATcatttccctcctcctccacccccccctgcAGCTCCAGTGGCAGCGCAAGACTgtctaccacccccacctcctgaGCAGGAATTGTGCTCCCTACCATCTCAAACACCTCCAATGTCTCCTCCAAAGGAAAGGAAAGTGTCAGTGGCAACcccaaggaaaataaaatccGGAATTCCATTGCCAAAACCACCGCAAGAAGTTCCTCGTCCACCAAGAAAGGTTTTTATCCCACCAGTAAAACTACCTCCACCTGTTGAGCAACAACCCATCAAACCAAAGCCATACGCAAGGAAATTCAAAACCCCACTAATGTTGGCTGAAGAACGGTACAGGaaacagaaagaagaaagtgaGAAAAACAAGAATGTCACAACATCAGTTTCTCCTTTCATTAAAGAGGATGTCCAAACCAAAGTTGTTTTTGAAAAAGATACCACAGAGATCATAACTAAGGAGGAATCAGGAAAGAACATCACATCCAATGTAATTCAAGAGGAAATGGATAATACTCTGACTAAACCCAGACCAGAAACAATACTACATAGTTCTTCGACACATACAGGGCCCTCACATATTCCCCTCAGCAAGCCAGTTATTACTCTGGTAAATCAGAAACTGGCTGGAATTTCTTCAACTAAACAGCACTTTACTTCTGATCAGGATTTCACACAGCACACTAAATCCATTTCTGACAAGACGTTTCAAACTGCCTATTCGAGTGAACAACTGGCAACTTCAGTTTCTTCTTCTGCTATTAAAGAGGATGTACAGGCCAAAAATGCTTGTGAAGAGGTTTCTGTTGAAAGAATTTCAAAGGagcaatcagaaaaaaatgacacaTCTGATATTGTTCAGAAGAAAACCCAAAAGATTCTGACTAAACCCAAACCAAAGTCAATATCACACAGTTCGTTCATGCAAACAGTGCCCTCACATATTCCCCAAAGCAAACCTTTGATCTCTACAATAAATCGGAAATCAGCTGAGATTTCCTCAAATAAACCACTCATTATTTCTCATCAGAATACTTTAACCTCTGgtacacatcacacaacatgtGTTTCCTCGATGAGGCAAGAAACTGTCTCTTCTAGTGAGCAACTGGTAACCTCAGTTTCATCTTCTCAGCATCACTCTACTACTAACATTGAAGAACAGTGTTCTACCAGTGTTGCTGTTGCCACCTCTGAGCATCTTGAAAAAGTTGTGCAAATCGGTTCAAATGATATATCAGAAATGGATATTTCAAAAGACTTTACAAATCGACAAGGTGCTACATCCCTGAAAATGGAAGATTCCAGGAAAAATGAAAGACCTATGATGCAGGGAATAGGTACAGTTCCTGTTCAGACAACCAGAATTCCAAAAGTAACTCCTTATTTCAAGTTGAATTCACCTAAAATGCCAAAAGTTGAAAAGACAGATGAGAAAGATGAAAATAAGGAACACAGACAAGAAAACCAAGTttctcccacaaacacacagctcttATGTCAAAATATGGAGGAAAACGTGTTCCAGGAAGATTGTGTCAAGGTGGTTCATGAAAACACCAAAAAGACAGCAAGCAGTGAggtgaaacacacagaaattgaACACAAAACAGAGGTACAACAAGAGCAAAATCAAAAAGAGAAGGCCCCAGTTTCCAAGGATGACAAGGTAGAAATTCCAACAAAAAAATTCAAACGGAAAtcaaagaaggagaaggagatgagGCAGCAGACACAAGAAAGATTCTCCAAGGAGATAATACCACCTGCTTCAGAATCGGCAACTCATCAGCAAGAGGAAACAAGTATAGTTCAGACTAAAGCCCTTCGGGAAGAGCACATCCAGGTCAAAGAAGAAATCACCTTCACTGAAAGTCACACTCAACAGGCCACCAAACAGGTTCAGAAGCAGACCAAGTCTTCTAAAAAACATAAAggacaaacaagcaaacaaaatatTCAAGAGAAAACAAAAGATGAAAACAAGGATTCACCAGTAAAATTGACAGATGATCAAGCAGAAGGAGAGGTAGCCACTCAGCACACAACAGCTATAGTTGATGTTTCAGAAAGACGTAAAGAAGTCAAAAAGCTACTAAGTCACATAAAAGAGTTGCAGTGTGCTTCAGGAAAAACAACCTCAGTATCTGTGAAGAGGGTGCTTAACAATGTTCCTGAGTGGTTGATTGGACCAGAGGAAAAGGGGGATTTAGAGGGAGTAGCAGTTGAGCATAATATGCCAAGGCTAAAAGAGATTATTGCATATGTGCGAAATTTAGCACAAGCTAAACTGCTGTATTTAGATGAAAACATTGCTTCCATTGAAAAGGATGAAAGTGAAATCTGTCAATCTGAAAAGAAAGTTGTAGGtggaataaaacaaacaatatcTAAAATGAGCTCTGGCTCTGGTAAACGTAAAAACAAGAAGCAAGCTTTGGGTGAGGTAAAAACAGATGAGCCCAGATCTTTGTCACCCTCACTAGAACAGGAATCTCCTTTACCCAGCCTCACCACCAGTGATTCCGTAACTGATTCACCTCTCTGCAAGTCTGACAGGCACACATCCCAGGCAGACAAAGACATGTCTTCATCAACATTTAACCAGTCTGATGAGGCATCTAAGCCTCATCAGACTGCTAAAACTGATGCTGCAGTCAAGAGTCCTGAACGGGAGTCCTCCCCCCCTTTAACCCCACAACCTATCGAGGTAACTGTGCAAATTTGTGAGACTGCAGAACGTCCACAAATAATCCATGAGGAAACTGACCTATCTGAGAAGCATGTAGCATGTGGGTCagtgaaaaacaagaaagtcTTCTTTGAAGAAGCTCAAAAGGCAGAGGTGAACAGGAGTTATGTACGGAAGGATCCCATTGATATCCCAGAGCGTTTGGGTGCAGACATAGAGGAGACTGAAGGCCAGGAGAAAGGGTTTGAGGAGCCTCCATGGGTTGACCTCTTGGGACTTGTTAACAAATTTGAATCATCGGCTCAAACACCAGTAATAAGCAAGAGCCATGTACGCAAGGATCCTATTGATATTCCAGAACGCTTGGGTCCAGACATGGAGGAGTCTGaattggaaaacaaaatggacaaagagcaggaggagcctCCAAGAGTTGACTTGATGGGACTTGTTAACAAATTTGAATCGCCAGCTGAAATGTTAGAAATGAACAATACTGACATACATAAGGATCCTATTGATATCCCAGAGCGACTAGGTTTTGATGAGTTTGACACTGAGAGCTCAAACAAAGAATGTGAGGAGGTTACAAAAGTTGACTTGCTTGAGCTTGTCAACAAGTTTGAATCACCTGCTCAAATGTCAGAAGTAAGTAGGAGCTATAGTTGGAGTGATCCTACTGACACCCCAGAGCACTTCAGTCCAGATATGGAGGAgtctggaaaagaaaaaaaacaagaaaaagagcaggaggagcttCCAAGGGTTGACCTTCTGGGACTTGTTAACAAATTTGAATCACAGGAACAGAAGGTATATGTTAGAAAAGATCCAATTATAATACCTGAGAGACTTGGGAGtgacacagaagaagaagaaaaaacaactgACGTCGGAGAAATTCCTGTTTTTGACATTAAGGCTATTAAAACATTCTTTGAAGAGACTGATCAAAGTGTTCACATCAAGGAACAAAAAATTAAACAGGAGAAGCAGGATTTGGAGGTGGGTGAAATCATGAAGGATGGTTCGGAGCAGATGAACATTTTGGGACAACACAGAGGATTCCAGCAGAGCTCTCCACTGCCTGTTCAAACGGAAATTATGCCTGGGGATTCAGCAGAACCAGTGGGGTTTTCTGAAACTAAGTCAATCACAGAGCACTTCTCAGGTCTTGATGAGTTTGGCAACAAGATAAGTGGATCAAGAAGTGCAAGAACTGTCTCCCAGCACTCAGAGAGTACCACAACCCAGCAGGACCTTCCGTCGTATGCGGAcatattaaaaaggaaaatttcTGAGTGTGAAGACTCTGCCAACGCCTCTTGTGAGGAACTGCCAAAAACCTTCCAGAAGACTTgtacagagagtgagagtgttttCACGAGTCTAAAGTATAGCAGCTCGGAGGAAAGGACATCAGAGATAGTGTCACACAAGGAAGAGACTGTCATATCTG AAGGTTCGAGTTCTCGAGTCAGAACTGTGCAGGGTGTGTCGGAAGAGGGTCTATCCCATGGAGTCGGTGATTGCGGACAAACAGAATTTCCATAA